CCGTGGAAGGTTGCTGTCACGGTGAACTCGATAAAATCTATGAAAGAATCAGAAGCTATGAACTAAAAAACAGTACTAAAGTGGACATTCTACTTTGTTGCGGTGATTTTCAAGCAATAAGGCACGAAGATGATTTGAGTGAGTTATCATGTCCTCCTAAGTATAGAGACTATCGCGATTTTAAGGATTATTATAACGGCCTAAAAGTTTCTCCTGTATTAACAGTTTTTATCGGCGGCAATCATGAAGCTCCTGACTTTTTAAGAAATTTGTTAGTCCCTAATACCATCTTATTCATCCACACACCTTAAAACtttatttcttttattttacttaataCCATTAATTAAACgttaatttacatatttatatagttcTAATAGtctatttacacaatattaaGCATAAAATCCTGAatatttcttaattttagttCAGATATTTCGGAGGATGGGTGGCTCCGAATATATACTACTTGGGCCATTCAGGAGTATTAAACTTCGGTGGGTTAAGAATCTCAGGTATTTCAGGCATTTATAACCTGAATGATTACActaaaggtattttatacttaaaCATTTTTTGAAGGCTACTTTGAGTCAAGGCCTTATACTGAGCAGACCAAGAGATCCTCATATCATATAAGGGAATTTGATGTGAAGAAATTAAGCTTGGTTTGTTATTTTTCTTTATACTGTTATCTATTCTATGATTGTGTggataaaatattgattAGATAAAAGATAAAGTTGATATTTTCCTATCTCACGACTGGCCTGCCGGTATTGAGAATTCTGGAAACTTGGACCAGTTACTAAGAATAAAGCCATTCTTTTATGAAGatataaagaataataCTTTGGGAAATCCAAAGTCTAGAGAACTAATGGAGAAAATAAAGCCAAAATTTTGGTTCTCAGCTCACTTACATGTAAAATACGAGGCTGAATATAAACATGAAGATGGAAGTACTACTCAATTTTTAGCGCTGGATAAGGTTCTTCCATATAGAGAATTTTTAagaattattcaaattacTCCTGATGATTCGTCAAATAAGAGGAAGTTAGATGAAACATCTGAACCCGTTGAAGATACACTGAAGCTTTGTTATGATAGGGAATGGTGTGCAATTCTTGTGGCAAATAGAGATAAAATGCCTCTGAACCAATTTTCATCCGTCAACCCAATCACTCTCAAGTATTCACATACTTAACTATGGTGTATAGTTAACCAAACTATAGATATAACGAGCCctgtgtaaatatattagtgttaatggTAGTTTAGTGAGCCTTTGGATGAggattataaatttgtggaCCAGAGGTTCAGTGAGTCTGGTTACGAAACTGTAACGCAGGATGGAAAGACTTTGTTTGTTATCCCTTTCAAGGCTGACTCTCATAAGGAACCTGAATCGCAGAGGGAGGCCTTTATGAATCTCTTGAAGCTCCCTACTAATAACTACTTTAGCCCTGGAACTCATGATAAAATGACTGTGAACTTTGttgaatgattttattaatttacacaaataataaacttaatattaaataggCTAAAGttgaataatattaatattgtttaaaatggCTGGAAATTAGAGTTGAAAGAAGTTTAATAGTACATAATTCATCAATATCAGAAAGCTCAGTGGTATCAGGTTCTTTAGACTTAATCATTGACGATCTCCTGAGAAGAGATCTTCTAATTCTCTGAAGATCATATGAAACGTTTTCAGTCATGGAGTGGA
Above is a window of Theileria parva strain Muguga chromosome 2, complete sequence, whole genome shotgun sequence DNA encoding:
- the dbr1-a gene encoding Lariat debranching enzyme A; translated protein: MNVAVEGCCHGELDKIYERIRSYELKNSTKVDILLCCGDFQAIRHEDDLSELSCPPKYRDYRDFKDYYNGLKVSPVLTVFIGGNHEAPDFLRNLYFGGWVAPNIYYLGHSGVLNFGGLRISGISGIYNLNDYTKGYFESRPYTEQTKRSSYHIREFDVKKLSLIKDKVDIFLSHDWPAGIENSGNLDQLLRIKPFFYEDIKNNTLGNPKSRELMEKIKPKFWFSAHLHVKYEAEYKHEDGSTTQFLALDKVLPYREFLRIIQITPDDSSNKRKLDETSEPVEDTLKLCYDREWCAILVANRDKMPLNQFSSVNPITLNEPLDEDYKFVDQRFSESGYETVTQDGKTLFVIPFKADSHKEPESQREAFMNLLKLPTNNYFSPGTHDKMTVNFVE